One Deltaproteobacteria bacterium genomic region harbors:
- a CDS encoding aspartate aminotransferase family protein: MPKRKKIPKHGQSKASLLTEMNEMRADDADWRSARTWSMIYHAGDEHYEFLKDAHNLFFSENALNPMAFKSLKVMETEIIDMASAMLNGDDDTAGTLTSGGTESILLAVKTYRDRARLKKPWILRPEIVAPQSIHVAFDKAAQAFGVKLRKVSLTDDYRVDMRKLRRAIGRNTIMIAASAPQYAHGVIDPIEDIAALAQKKTIPFHVDACFGGFILPWLEKLGYPIPPFDFRLNGVTSMSADVHKYGYAPKGSSVILYRDMSFLKHQFFAVTDWPGGIYVSPTMPGSRPGSAIAAAWASLMAMGETGFIELADKAMKTAMTLRYGIESFPELEIVGRPDCTIISYKVSDNFPKLNIFAVADQLEKRGWSVSRQQFPECIHCTVNAFNSDSVQLYLDDIRIALNHCLANPGGADEGYAAMYGMMAKLPSRFLVKLSVLKVMEAMYSPGETGFDIDSIGEEDDELTARLLSYGDKALKVVDKVVEFKRAIKREVK; this comes from the coding sequence ATGCCGAAACGAAAAAAAATTCCAAAGCATGGTCAATCTAAAGCGAGTTTATTAACTGAAATGAATGAGATGCGTGCAGATGACGCCGATTGGCGGTCTGCTCGAACATGGTCAATGATTTACCACGCCGGTGACGAGCACTATGAATTCTTAAAAGATGCACACAATCTTTTTTTCTCCGAGAACGCGTTAAACCCGATGGCCTTTAAGAGCTTGAAGGTTATGGAGACCGAGATAATCGATATGGCCAGTGCTATGCTGAACGGTGATGATGACACGGCAGGAACGCTCACGTCCGGTGGGACGGAGTCAATCCTGCTCGCAGTTAAGACTTATCGAGATAGAGCAAGACTCAAAAAACCATGGATTTTACGGCCAGAGATTGTAGCACCACAGTCTATTCATGTCGCATTCGACAAGGCTGCTCAAGCGTTCGGTGTAAAGCTTCGAAAAGTTTCACTGACCGATGATTACCGAGTGGATATGCGGAAACTTCGTCGTGCGATTGGTCGCAATACAATCATGATTGCAGCATCGGCACCTCAGTATGCTCACGGCGTTATTGACCCAATAGAAGACATCGCTGCGCTGGCACAAAAAAAAACAATACCATTTCACGTGGATGCCTGTTTTGGGGGGTTTATCTTACCTTGGTTAGAGAAGCTTGGTTATCCTATTCCACCGTTCGATTTTAGACTCAATGGCGTAACCTCAATGTCCGCGGATGTTCATAAATACGGATATGCGCCTAAAGGAAGCTCAGTGATTCTCTACCGCGACATGTCATTTTTGAAGCATCAGTTTTTCGCGGTAACAGATTGGCCAGGCGGCATCTACGTTTCACCAACGATGCCGGGGAGCCGACCAGGTTCAGCCATCGCAGCTGCTTGGGCGTCACTAATGGCTATGGGTGAGACCGGTTTTATCGAACTTGCTGATAAAGCAATGAAGACGGCAATGACCTTACGTTACGGGATTGAGTCTTTCCCTGAGCTGGAAATTGTTGGTCGACCGGACTGCACTATTATCAGCTATAAAGTTAGTGACAATTTTCCAAAATTGAATATTTTCGCCGTAGCTGACCAACTTGAAAAACGAGGCTGGTCTGTGTCCCGTCAACAATTCCCTGAATGTATCCACTGCACTGTAAATGCATTTAACTCCGACTCAGTCCAGCTCTATTTAGATGATATTCGAATCGCCTTGAACCATTGCCTCGCAAACCCGGGCGGAGCGGACGAAGGCTATGCTGCGATGTATGGTATGATGGCCAAACTCCCATCGAGATTTCTTGTGAAGCTGAGTGTGTTGAAGGTAATGGAGGCAATGTATTCACCGGGTGAAACAGGTTTCGATATAGACTCAATCGGTGAAGAAGATGACGAGCTAACCGCACGTCTTCTAAGCTACGGCGACAAAGCGTTAAAAGTGGTCGACAAAGTGGTCGAGTTTAAACGAGCAATCAAGCGAGAAGTTAAATAG